Proteins encoded together in one Impatiens glandulifera chromosome 1, dImpGla2.1, whole genome shotgun sequence window:
- the LOC124919331 gene encoding ethylene-responsive transcription factor ERF011-like, translating into MEEEGGKGKGKRKMERPYKGIRMRKWGKWVAEIREPNKRSRIWLGSYSSPVAAARAYDIAVYYLRGPTARLNFPEYVAADDQETGMKELTAADIREKAIEVGARVDALEAAAAAATAECCWFREMPDLNKMPEPEDQDGVVDDW; encoded by the coding sequence atggaagaagaaggaggaaaaggaaaaggaaagaGAAAGATGGAAAGACCATATAAAGGGATAAGGATGAGAAAATGGGGGAAATGGGTAGCCGAAATAAGAGAACCGAATAAACGTTCGAGAATATGGTTAGGATCATATTCATCACCGGTGGCGGCGGCGCGTGCATATGACATCGCCGTTTATTATCTACGAGGTCCGACGGCCAGGCTTAATTTCCCGGAATATGTGGCGGCGGATGATCAGGAAACAGGAATGAAGGAACTGACGGCCGCCGACATTAGGGAGAAGGCGATTGAGGTCGGTGCTAGAGTGGACGCGCTTGAGGCGGCGGCTGCGGCGGCGACGGCGGAGTGTTGTTGGTTTAGGGAAATGCCCGACTTGAATAAAATGCCCGAACCGGAAGATCAGGATGGTGTTGTTGATGActggtaa